The genomic interval AAAACCCAAAACGGAACTAAAAGTGAAAATCCCAAAATCTTAGTTCGTTTTACGCCAATGGTCTGCGGAACAGTTTGCAAATGCGGATCATCATTAGCTAAATCTAGAATTTCGAAAACCAAAATAAGCACAAAAACCAAAACAAAACGCTGAATGCATTTTATAAAAAAGTTGGCTGTAAACGGAATTTCGGCATTTATATACGGTAAAACCAAAGTCGCTCCCACCCAGCAAAGTGCTACGATATAAATTTTAACGCCTGCCCAGTTTCGGGCATTTTTTCTGTTTGGAAAAAACGGTAAAGTGTAAAGTGCTGTTATGACAAAAATCACAACAGAAACTATTTGGGTAATCAGCTTTAAATGAAAAAAATAGTATCCCACTAAAATAACCGAGATGAAACTCAAAACGGCAATAATTTTCAGCTGAGTTCCAATCGGATTTTTCTTTACCCGAACCAAGGCATCATATTTTACGAAATTATATCCTACAATTGTTCCGAAAAAAACAAACAACGCCATTGGCTCATCATATTGAATATGAAAGAAATGAAATGTGATTCGAACCAAAGCATAACACGATAAAGCCACGTGAATGCTGCTGTTTAAATAAAAATCTAATATTTGTTTTAGAAGTTTCATGCCTCAAATCTAATCAATTGGTAACAAATCAACTCTTTAGTTAGAAATTTGATAAAAATTGAAGTTAAAAATACCTATTAAATTATTAATAATACTTAATTTTGCGCCACAAAAAAACAACACATTTACTTTTAAATGTTATTCGCACCTTATAACCGTGCAGAATCGCATTCATTTAAAACATTAGATAGCTACATGAAAACAGATGCTTTTGCTTTAAGACACATTGGTCCAAGAGAAACTGATCTTCAGCACATGCTGAAAACTATTGGAGTTGATTCGATTGAACAACTTGTTTACGAAACCCTTCCGGACGATATTCGTTTAAAAGCGCCTTTGAATTTAGACCCTGCTATGACAGAATTCGAATTTGCAAATCATATTCGCGAATTAGGAAAGAAAAACAAAACATTTAAATCATACATTGGCTTGGGTTATCACCCAACTATTGTTCCGGCTCCAATTCAGAGAAATATCTTCGAAAATCCAGGATGGTATACAGCTTATACGCCTTACCAGGCAGAAATTGCTCAAGGTCGTCTTGAAGCGATTTTAAATTTCCAAACAACTGTTATCGAATTAACAGGAATGGAAATTGCAAACGCTTCTTTACTTGATGAAGGAACTGCTGCTGCAGAAGCAATGGCTTTGTTGTTTGACGTTCGTACTCGTGACCAAAAGAAAAACAATACACACAAATTCTTCGTTTCTGAAGAAATTTTACCTCAAACTTTATCAGTTTTACAAACGCGTTCGACTCCAATCGGAATTGAATTAGTTGTTGGAAACCACGAAACATTTGATTTTTCAAATGAATTTTTCGGAGCGATTTTACAATATCCAGGAAAATACGGTCAAGTAAACGATTATAGTGCTTTTGTTGCTAAAGCAAAAGAAAACGAAATCAAAGTTGCATTCGCAGCAGATATTTTATCATTGGCAACTTTAACTTCTCCAGGAGAAATGGGAGCTGCGGTTGTTGTTGGAACAACACAACGTTTTGGTGTACCAATGGGTTACGGTGGTCCTCACGCTGCTTATTTTGCAACTAAAGATGAGTACAAGCGTTCTATGCCAGGTCGTATCATCGGAGTTTCTGTTGATGCAAATGGAAACCGCGCTTTACGTATGGCTTTAGGAACTCGTGAACAGCACATCAAACGTGAAAAAGCGACTTCTAACATTTGTACTGCTCAGGTATTATTAGCAGTTATGGCTGGAATGTACGCAGTTTATCACGGGCCAGAAGGATTGAAATACATTGCAAATAAAGTTCACGCATCTGCGGTTACTACTGCCGAAGCTTTAAATAAATTAGGAGTTTATCAAACCAATACAGCTTACTTTGACACGATTTTAGTAAAAGCTGATGCTCAAAAAGTAAAAGCTGCTGCTGAGAAAAACAAAGTAAACTTCTTCTACCCTGATGCTGATTCAGTTTCGATTTCGTTAAACGAAACAACTTCAGTTGCAGACATCAACCAAATTATTGCGATTTTTGCTGAGGCTTTAGGAAAAGAAACTGTTACGGTTTCTGAATTAACTTCTGCAAGCCAATTACCGGCTTCATTAGAAAGAACATCTTCTTTCTTAACGCATGATGTTTTCAACAATCATCATTCAGAAAGTCAGTTAATGCGTTATATCAAAAAATTAGAGCGTAAAGATTTATCATTGAATCACTCAATGATTTCATTAGGTTCTTGTACAATGAAATTAAACGCAGCTTCAGAAATGCTGCCTCTTTCAATGCCAAACTGGAACAGCATTCACCCGTTTGCACCAGTTGACCAAGTAGAAGGTTACCTTACAATGCTTAAAAAATTAGAGCAGCAATTAAATGTAATTACTGGATTTGCCGGAACAACTTTGCAACCAAACTCAGGAGCTCAAGGAGAATATGCTGGATTAATGGCCATTCGTGCTTACCACATGTCAAGAAACGAAGGTCACCGTAATGTATGTTTAATTCCTTCATCGGCTCACGGAACAAACCCTGCTTCTGCAGCGATGGCTGGAATGAAAATCATTGTTACGAAAACGACTCCAGAAGGAAACATTGACGTAGAAGATTTAAGAGAAAAAGCGATTGAACACAAAGATGATTTATCTTGTTTAATGGTAACGTATCCTTCTACTCACGGAGTTTTCGAATCTTCAATTATCGAAATCACAAAATTAATCCACGAAAACGGTGGATTAGTATATATGGATGGTGCAAACATGAACGCACAAGTTGGATTAACAAATCCTGCTACAATTGGTGCTGACGTTTGTCACTTAAACTTACACAAAACATTCGCTATTCCTCACGGTGGTGGCGGACCTGGAGTTGGACCAATCTGCGTGAACGAAAAATTAGTTCCGTTCTTGCCTACAAACCCAATCTTAAATGTTGGTGGCGAACAAGCGATTACAGCTATTTCATCTGCACCTTACGGATCTGCTTTAGTTTGTTTAATTTCTTACGGTTACATCACTATGATGGGAGCTGAAGGATTAAAAAGTGCTACAGAGCATGCTATCTTGAACGCAAACTACATGAAAGCACGTTTTGAAGGTCACTATCCAATTCTTTATACAGGAGAATGCGGAAGAGCAGCTCACGAAATGATTCTAGATTGCCGTTCATTTAAAGAAAACGGAATCGAAGTTGGTGATATCGCAAAACGTTTAATGGATTATGGTTTCCACGCTCCAACGGTTTCTTTCCCAGTTGCAGGAACTTTAATGATTGAGCCAACAGAATCTGAAGATTTAGCGGAATTAGATCGTTTCTGCGATGCGCTTATCTCAATCAGAAAAGAAATCGAAGCTGCAACTGCTGATGACAAAAACAATGTATTGAAAAATGCACCTCACACATTAGCCATGTTAACTTCTGATTCTTGGGATTTCCCTTATTCTAGAGAAACAGCGGCTTATCCATTAGATTACATTGCTGACAATAAATTCTGGCCATCTGTTCGTCGTGTAGACGATGCATACGGTGACAGAAACTTAGTTTGCAGCTGTGCTCCTATTGAAGCATATATGGAAAACTAAGAAATTCGTTTTTTTATACATATTTCAAACCCGACAGGTTTTAAAAACCTGTCGGGTTTATTTTTTTGTTTTAAGTCGACACTTTTCCTTTTTATAACATTCCTTTCAATTCTTCTTATTTTTATAACATTCTAAAATAAAACAGTGAAATAAAAATAAGCTCACTAATCAATCTCAAACGTTTGAAATCTCGTAAAAATTAAAAAATCATTAGAAAATAACCATTATATCATCCAAAAAATCGTTATTTCACAATTATATGCGTGCATAGTATTTTTTATGATAGTTATCATATTTTTATTTATACTTTAGCATGAAATTTATCGGATAATTAAGGGAAAAATGAAAATAAAAATTATTGGTATTGGGAGCTACATTCCTAATTTAGAAGTTAAAAATACAGATTTTGACAAGCATATTTTTTTGAATGAGGATGGAACTCCTTTTGGTTATCCGAATGAAGTCGTTATTAAAAAATTCAAAGGCATTACCGGAATCGAAAACCGCCGTTATGCTGAATCTCAATACAATGCCTCTGATTTAGCCTTTTTTGCAGCCGAAAAAGCAATTGCAAATGCAGGAATTGATGCCGAGACTTTAGACTACATTATTTTCGCCCATAATTTTGGTGATGTAAAAAACGGAACACATCAAACTGATATTCTGCCAAGTTTAGCAACACGAGTTAAAAACAAATTAGGGATTAAAAATCCTAAATGTGTGGCTTATGATATTTTATTTGGATGCCCGGGCTGGATTGAAGGTGTTTTGCAAGCGAATGCATTTATCAAATCGGGAATG from Flavobacterium sp. carries:
- the gcvP gene encoding aminomethyl-transferring glycine dehydrogenase, encoding MKTDAFALRHIGPRETDLQHMLKTIGVDSIEQLVYETLPDDIRLKAPLNLDPAMTEFEFANHIRELGKKNKTFKSYIGLGYHPTIVPAPIQRNIFENPGWYTAYTPYQAEIAQGRLEAILNFQTTVIELTGMEIANASLLDEGTAAAEAMALLFDVRTRDQKKNNTHKFFVSEEILPQTLSVLQTRSTPIGIELVVGNHETFDFSNEFFGAILQYPGKYGQVNDYSAFVAKAKENEIKVAFAADILSLATLTSPGEMGAAVVVGTTQRFGVPMGYGGPHAAYFATKDEYKRSMPGRIIGVSVDANGNRALRMALGTREQHIKREKATSNICTAQVLLAVMAGMYAVYHGPEGLKYIANKVHASAVTTAEALNKLGVYQTNTAYFDTILVKADAQKVKAAAEKNKVNFFYPDADSVSISLNETTSVADINQIIAIFAEALGKETVTVSELTSASQLPASLERTSSFLTHDVFNNHHSESQLMRYIKKLERKDLSLNHSMISLGSCTMKLNAASEMLPLSMPNWNSIHPFAPVDQVEGYLTMLKKLEQQLNVITGFAGTTLQPNSGAQGEYAGLMAIRAYHMSRNEGHRNVCLIPSSAHGTNPASAAMAGMKIIVTKTTPEGNIDVEDLREKAIEHKDDLSCLMVTYPSTHGVFESSIIEITKLIHENGGLVYMDGANMNAQVGLTNPATIGADVCHLNLHKTFAIPHGGGGPGVGPICVNEKLVPFLPTNPILNVGGEQAITAISSAPYGSALVCLISYGYITMMGAEGLKSATEHAILNANYMKARFEGHYPILYTGECGRAAHEMILDCRSFKENGIEVGDIAKRLMDYGFHAPTVSFPVAGTLMIEPTESEDLAELDRFCDALISIRKEIEAATADDKNNVLKNAPHTLAMLTSDSWDFPYSRETAAYPLDYIADNKFWPSVRRVDDAYGDRNLVCSCAPIEAYMEN